One Dysidea avara chromosome 8, odDysAvar1.4, whole genome shotgun sequence genomic window, ccatatctcctaacgaagttttgtgcgtcgaagccgggttttgtcaaattcagtcacatattaacaTGTGTGTGAATGAAGTAGCTATAAGGCGATAACAAAACAACAGGAATACGCACATATCATGTATAGTATactatatgcatgtacacaatGTACTATACAATTTTTGTatgatatatacatacatgtattatgtGGGTGTGTGTAAAATTTTTTCCCATGCAAGGAACAAAAGTGGTAGCTATAGTACTAGTACTTGCAGTGGGGGAAATAATATAGTTGGTATTGAGATTACTTCTTAGAACATACACTGTGAATTATTATACTTTTAGACAAAGGAAGGATGTATGGTTAATTACCAACACAATCACATAGAAACACACCTACCTCAAACTAAACAGTTTCTAGTTCCAAAGTATTTATTTATAGTTTATCGTAGTAGCTAACTTTATGACACATAATAAAGTTGCCTATTAACCTTACTTCAAATATTcatatataaattattatattCTTATAGTTGTTCTGTGATCAAGAGTGGCTACTTACGTAGCATAGAGTAACTATATTAGCTGCTACATCTATACAAATTGAAGTCAACACTCACGCAGCTTCTTTGCAGCTTACAAATAACCCATCCACATTATCTATAGTTGGTCATGctatgctatatatatatacacttcaTACAATGCTGTTCATTTGTTAATAAGGATTAGAGATGTTTTCTGagaatataatatatatgtttATTCAGAGAATTCTACATgtgtttttgttgttttgttgCTACAGGGAATTTTTACTTTCAACTTAGCCATAGTCACTGATTCTATGAAACTCTGGAATGCCATTATTCATTGTGTGTTTGATTCAATTTTGGTTCTTAGAAGGTGTGTGTTATAATAGGATCAAGGAAGTATGTGATTACCCATGACATTCCTCTAAACCATTTCAATAAACAAAAAGTGGGTGTTGTTCACATAATATAGTACCTACAGTATATTGTGATTTGTTGAAATGAGGTGGGTACATCatggaaaaaaaaacaacaacttaaATAGCCATTTATGCACAGATTATGGATCATGGATTTCCACACCCATGTAAGTATTGTGTAGCACACTTGTGTTACAATTATTGTGTTCGCTTTTGTTCACATAAAGAAGCTGTACATATATGTAGCAAGCACTATATATGATCAAGtaagtataattattttatcatgTCAAGTCAGTCAACATTCCTCTTAGTTGACATGTAGTAACTATGGAAGTTAGTAAATgaaaaacatcattaattgttAAGCATTATACAGTGACGCCTATATCTTACCACAATTCCTTAAACTGCTAATAGGTGGCTCTCTGTGGGGAAAGGTTAGTTTTGTTATCAGTGACCAATAACCTTTAAACACAAAGCTTGGgaaagtacatacatacgtaggtTGTAGGACTGCCAAAATAATTATGATAGGTCAATTGTAATATATACTGCCAAAATACCTTGTTAAATTACTGTGGTTAATGGGCTGTCAACTAAAGGGACTCCATCTACTGTGTTTCACAGCAACACTTGGCCAgcacatacacctgtacatatGCATACCAACTGCATCATCATTCCATTTTGGAATCACAGTAGAACCCATTCATGCAGTAACAAAATTACAACATTACGTATATAAAGTATTAAAAAGTCTGTCTCTTGGAGAACAAATGTTAAACTGCTACTTTCAAGTGTTTGTCGATGACATATTAGATAGTGTCTGCATGTGGTTCATAATATCCAACTCTCTTTATAATGACTTTGCAGTATAGTTACATATGGTGCCTTTGTGAACAGATAAAATTCTCAAACAAATATCTATGAACTGGTTAACGTTTACTGTAATATGATAAAGCTGTATAGTCTACAATGATGTACATGGAtgaagtatagctatatacatgtataaagCATACACATGATATGCATATGGGCATATATACGTAATACATTCACCACTTATTCCCCTACTCTTGTTAAGCATGATAACAATTCTTTGAAATACAGACAGAATAATAATTACTAAAGTGGGTATTTTCATTGGGAAAAATAAGTTTTGAGATCCGTTTCTTAGAACATGTAGGTGTATATTCTATTTAAGACAGAAGGATGTGTGGTTGATGATCAATACACCCACAAATACCACTATATAAACAGTTTTACATGCCACACTAATTATTAAGAAACACACCcatatatattatgtagtataccaaaaatacagtatatgcaGCTTTTAGTTTCAAAGTACACTGCAGTGATAGTTttactgtgtgtatatatatacatgtggtTAAATCTATAATGCTCTTAGTTGTTTTGTGATCATTAGCtatagtacagtgtatactTAGCTCTACAACAACTCTTTACTATTGTAGTATAGCTAGCCAGCTAATAATTTAACTAGTTACAAATTCAATTCATGTCATGCCATACTTAGTAGACTGCTGTTTATTTGTTTAGTTGGGTGGcattttcttttctttcttGCCAGATGTAGGGAATTTTACTTTTACGTCACACAGGATGTGAATGATGGCATATAAATAATGGCGGAGATTTGCTCCATATACCACAGAGTTGGAGAGTGCTTGGGTTTTCATCTTCTCTGACAAAGACTCATCTCCCATGGgctatttcaatataatacttAGTAGACTGCTGTTTATTTGTTTAGTTATGTATTTCTCAGTAATTATTTTTGCTTTCTTGTTACATGCAGGGAATTTTACGTTTAAGTCACACAGGATGTGCATGATGACATAAATAATGGCAGAGATTTGTTCCATATACTGCAGAGTTGGAGAGTGCTTGGGTTTTCATCTTCCCTGACAAAGACTCATCTCCCATGGgctatttcaatataatactgTTAACCTGCAGCATTTTAGTACTGTCTTATACAGGTTAGTATTTATGCATAACTTGAATTGGTTTACAAATGTTGCATAATAAACAGGTGATGCTAGAGTACATCTTAAGATCCCAGCTACTGTCCATGCTGAAGAAACTATACCTTGTAGCTGTCATACCAGTAAACCTGATAGAGCCCTCCAGGTTGAAACATTGAACAAAGAATGCAAAGTCAAAGTTATATCTAAATCCATGCAAAGAATAGACTTCATGCTAACTTGTAAAAATGGCTCATACACCGCTAACATGGAATGCACCACATCCCTCCACTATCATGAAGTAGAGATCAAAGGTAAAACAACATGATATCTTTATGATTATTAtttaatatatacatgtagttattCCTAAGCCTAGCAAGGTAGGACTACCAGTCACTTTGTCATGTCACGTTGAAGGGGATTCTAACAATTACTGGGTTGGGTGGATGTACAGAGAGTCTAACATTCAAGGAGAACACTCCATGTCTACCTCTCCAAACCTCACAGTATACACTTTGACAGCACCTGGGAAGTATGTATGTAAGGTGTACATCATAAATGGTCCTGTAGATCAGGCATCAGATGAAGTCAATAAAGGTATTCCGTGTGCATGCATAACTGCTAATGTTATAATTGTTGCCATTAATGTTATTTTATAGTGGTTCCTAAATCATCCACGCTGTTTGATGCTATACAGAACTTCTTTTGATGTAGTTATCAAGACAATAAACATATATGTGTTTCTGCTATAACAGTATTGTCTATTTTATATACTTCATTTATTGAAAGTATGAAAATAGTTGGATTATAACTTTATAATGGCATGTGATATCAGTCACTGACATGTGTCAATATATTATGTATTACACTGGTTCCTATGAGGTGGACTACACATACATGTTACCGATATATGAATTACACATGTTACTGGAGTTCTTTCTTAAAATTTATGTCCTTTGAAACATGTATGGCTATTATGGTGTTTGTGCAGCATATATCGATAGGAGCACATCAAGTTTTATAAGCAGGGCAGCATGGAACTCCATACACTATTAACATATGGATGAAATCCACACATGGCGTCTTATGTTAATGATATTTATCATTGATTACTGCACAATAAGGATGCACCCCACAGAATCAGCCACTACTTGATCATCTTATTTAAAGGCAATTCAGAGCTGATATTCACCGTCTATGTATCAGTCAGTATTGGTTAGTAAGACACTGATATCAATGAATAACTACTAGTgctcattatcatcatcataagTACTATGCTAGGGATGGAAACAGTGTTGAGCATAATTATAGCATAAAAGGTTGTTTGTGAAACATTGAATaacttatagaacagtcactacatatatctaatagagcagttcaGTCTTACATAGCTAATTTGGAAGGTATTTATTTTATACATATAACATGGTTACTTAGGATATGACACAGGGAGctcgtgcatatatttttgtcatatcctgAGTAATCATAACtattatattctacaccccagtagatgaaatgattatagatagcaatttatagtgaagcaacACCTGTTGAAGATCAAGATCAGTAGAAATCCTTGACGTTTTAGACTCTATAGCAGTGCTACGCCCATCTACTCACGactagtgaaggagacaagagttagtgaaggagacaagagttcattgaAAATCCTTCTCCTTGCTCAAGTGttttggttgatttaggcgcttgttattagagacttgcttaccgtttagataaggattttgcGGAATGTACTATATATGGTAAGCATAGccacaaagtgtggtatataccacagtttgccatggtatatcagttacATACCACAGTGCGatgcttttgatctcaaccacaggtgtggtatgtTTTGTCATAAAACACTAGTGTAAATAATTACAAcagtacaataaatacaatTGCACAACAGCTAACTTGGAAGGTACGTATATAGCTACTCCACAGGTATGTATTCTGTTCACTATAGTACAAGCAAACACAAATAGTTAGTATAACgcaatatagctatgtataaacTAGTATAACGTGAAATGAACTGCTGGGTATCAATATTGTATCGCTATTCAATTTTGAACACTATTCAATATTAATGAAGGATAAGTTTACAATAGTGGTCAGAAGTAATTTTGTAATAGCAAGTAACAAATGGATATTTTGCTACACTGGTGGTACCATTCACCCATTGTGCCATCTGACTTCGTTTCCATAGTTCTGCTTTGTGATGCTGGTAATGTGACATACTTTAGCATGCACTATTGATTCTGAACTTTATATTACACAGCATGCAGCCATGGATGGATTTCGCTGTTTAtagagttacatgctcccttgtacATAGGTGGTACAACAGTAAATGTTTTCAAGAAAACACTTTAGCTGGATTTTTACATATTTGCCTATACCATAGATATCACTATTTTATGATCAGATGCAACTTATTTAAATACAATATCTAGACCCCCTTTAATGAATATTGCATGTAATTTTATTCATAATCTTACAATCACCAGCTAGTTCATCTTTAGCTGTAGTAGTGGCAGCTATAGAAGCATGTACAATGAACTAGTAGACACCACATTAAAGATAATTCTCTTGACCTTTTATGTGAAGCATTGGAGCATGTATAATCCTTCAAACTACACACAGATAAGATAATTTGGATACTATAAAATACACAGTAAGATAACTATTATAAAACTTTAACAAATAAAGACCATTTATGGTATATAAAAATGTAGTTCTATAAATTTCATAACCAGATTGAACTTCACATGCAATGGTTATTGTGGCTTACATGAGCCGATCCAAAGAGTATTAGTAAATTGTCCATCCTCATCAACACCTCCGATTACAATGAATGTATCAGCCATACTAACTACGACTGGAGCATCTCTCGGTGAAGGAATTTGCTCTACAGCTTCCCAGCTATGATTCGCTTTGTTGAGCACATAAATGTCACTAGTGTGTTCATTGCGGTCTCCTATCTTTTTCCTCCCTCCAATAACCAACAGCTTTTTGCCTTGTATACTGACTGGAGTTGATCGGTTCCAAGGAGTAGAAAGGTGAGATTCCCACTTTAATTTGTTATTTCTTAGAGTGTCTAGTGAAGCAGAGAGCACTTTCGGTGATGACCTACTACCCTGACTTGCTCCTCCTAACATATACACAGTATCATCTGCTACTGCTGCCTGGAGTGAACAGTGAGGTGATGGTAGGTTACCTGTTGCATACCACTGTCCTGTAATACTGTCAAACACTTCTGTGGAGGCTAATGGCTGGTAATTACTATCTTTGCCACCAACTACCAATAAACGTTTCTGGTGACCAACTGCTGTGGCAAGACATCGAGAGGTAATCATCTTGGAATAGTCAATTAGTTGGTTACTGCTGTTTAGCAAGAACACTCTGTTAGTAATGTTGCTACTTCTGTCCTCTCCCCCAGCTAAGATTAACTGGCTATTTAGGATGGTCATAGCAAACCAGTGATAAGGTACATTGATAGGAGAAGGGCTCCAATAGTTTTCAGTTGGGTGATATACATCAATCCTATGGGATGGCTTCGATCCAGGCTCATTGCCTCCTCCAATATAAATCTTTCCTTTGTATAATACAGTGTTGTGGTACCCGATACGTACTGGTGCAGAAGCCCCCTGTTCCCACTTGATGGTAACTGGACCACTGAACAGATCTGGTTTAAGTGAACGTTTGAAGGCCAGCTGTTCCTACAAATATATAATTCAGAACTCTACAATTATATACCAAATTACAAGGCAAAAACATTGAAACGAGAAATTTGCAATAGGCAAGGAGATATAGTCAAGCCATATAATGTTGCAGTGAGGTGGTGGTGCCCCTGACTACcgtatacgtacaaatttttgagggacataatttttgtggatttcgcAGTTGCTTCActttctatgaaattttcatccttgaaaattaaCGGGTATTAaggttagctctatgctttctaatagATAACTTCAGTGAAAAACGACTGATCCTTGAAACTAAAACTGcaaaaatcctgaaatttgtcAATCAGCGAAAATTACGtacctcgaaaatttgtacatatgtggtacttttcaactagttactttattaaataaataattgagAATCTGGACACTAGTTAATAGAGGTGTAACATCAATAACTGATCAAGTTGAAAGTGAATGAAAGGACTGTAATCAAAGCAAGCAAAACAAGAACTAGCAACGTGTTCTGTTTGATAATAGCCAGGTTTAAAATAATAGTATTGTACCTTTGTAGTTCAGAAAATTTTATCCTTATGTTTTAGGAGAACTTAACAGTACTCCTGTGGAAATCAATAAGTTAAGTTTCCAGTGTAACGTCACATGTAAGATACTCAATTGTTTCATGGTGACAGCTTGATATTGCCTTGAGTAAATTTTCAGAACTGTTCATTAGACAAAAGTTTTTTTGAATGGTCTGTTGTCCTCATAATTGCAAATGCTCACAGGCAAGGTTTACTCAATCTCCCTAAGCCAGTCAACAATCACTCAACCTTAGCAAGTCATCCAATACTGCTCCAGCATATATAATTTCcagcatacagtggaacctcagttatccggaccccattTATCCGGATATTCAGCAATTTTGAAAGAGTGCAGAGAGCACACAAGGGGGAGGGGGTAAATTCACCTATAcgctttttgaaaatgttgaTCTTGGTAGCACAATGAATAATTCATAATAATTTAGTACTAGTACACACTACTTGTCTATACGATATCCAAAACAATCCTTCAGACTTCAGCTGCAACCCAACTTCCACCACAGTGTCAACATTTTAACCAAACACTACACAAGGTTCCAAGTAAATAACATTCTTTAAGTACCTACACTGTGACAAATCACAGGATGAAGTAGAGAGATGCATCAAGGaaaagccacaaacaaattaatcCTGGTTATTCAGATGCTGTACATTTTAATATAatactacaagtataaggaaaaattaagaattttcaattcgattagggatcatagaaataataagtagggaaacaagggaggccgcCTACTCCTgctggacatttaatccctaatcgaAGTTggaattattaatttttgtttatactTGTCTGCTTACCTTTTTGCAGCATTATATTATAActgtgaacccacacataccagaAAGATTGataccaggcttattgttttcatctgaatgcacatcccaactatcaattactgaaatagcgaagtggccattacatttcgttttcagctatgttcagcccattacacagcattacaaatgaagaacactaggagatggacctctgcaatcaatccagtcacaacggaAAGCTTGGATAATTCCACTTAAACTtatggaagccatcatgtggcactactgtgaatcaacaccttgcgctgtccgcaaagataaatgggacacaaaggaggatacaggtaagtccacgaagcatgcactgtacgtactgcagtatgccaaaaggcacatgttgggctaagtgacatcgaacagtgtaAAAATCAAACTgtatccttagctgttatcaagttatgcttgtctgaaggcaggcaggcagtcagtcagtcaggcagtcagtcaggcagtcagtcggTCAACTTGTTGGAAACATTTCAGgttgcactgaaggcacttttggtatacctgaccaatactgtcaaggtgccatgaaggtattgtgaggctggttttagggtgatattttaggTCAGGAAAGCCCAAAccatttaatatacagtactatcgtactgcatGATACTTTTGAGTAGAGGTAAGTACGTACAAGTAAAAATAGTACTCTATGTACgcttgtgaaaatgctgaaaattatggatgatccAAGCTACTGCTAGTTttagtcacatatatacaagcACTTATGCAACATGTATTTCATTAAATACAGCAATAAAAATGATTGAATATTGGGAATGAGCAAAGTGTTTAGCGCTGATAGATGCGCCATGGTTACAATTACATTGCCAGCAACAATTAAAGACATTGAAGAACTATCTGGGTCAGCATTACTGACTCCAATGTGTGACCCTGTTCAATAAAAGTAGATGTGAGCATGTACACTTTGGACACTATTGATTGGGAGTTTTTGCAAGAGCAAAAGGTAAATGTGTAGATTTAGGCTATATACTGACCAAACAGTAACACCAATAAGCTTGATTCATGAGTACTGTACTTTCATATGCATGAACTAGGCACGGTTCCAACTGGATGactagtggaacctcagttatccgaacctcttgggaccaggggtggacTATAAGTATCAGAAgttcatatctctgaaactgtgtataaataaccctAAAATAGCATAATCAAACTTTTAAAATATACCAGTATTTTCAACTAACCTagtcattactctaatagaacagtcatttctgtagtttagCTAAacaagaatccagataagtagGGTCCAGTTaacagaggttccactgtaatagtACAGTATTTTCATGCTGTATCAATACTTACCAATGAGTGAAAGTAGTGAGAATTGTATATATTAGATAGTGAAAATGGTCATCTCCTCTATACTTTCGAGATGTGTATTATCCAAGCACTGAATGATCAAATACTTTAACTGAACAGTCAACACCCTAGTTTGTCAGGTTATTCGGGTCACAATTTGTCTGATTTTGACTCAGATTTTGGATTATGTGCGTTGATTattgatggtgatgatgatgaatgCAAGTATAAACCATTGCTGGTAAGTAAATTCCaaagaaaaagaaagaaaataACGTGTGGGAGCAGGTTTGAATTaagttatgtgactgctctcCTGACTTGGTTTCAACCCTGATCACAGCACAATGTAGGATACAACCAATCCTTACAACTACATGCTATAATGCAAACTAAAATTAACACTAAGCACTGGATACTGCTCATGACATAATTGCAATTCCCCTTAAAGAGACATTTTCCTCTAGGATTAGAAGCACAAAATATGCCATCTCAGATAACAGTTCACCAGCAATATAGGCCCAGTGCCTGACCAGATGAACAGTGCATGTAGATTATTGCAAACACAACATCAAGTGCTTTGCAGCTCTCTGTTGCAAAGCACTTGGGAAAAAGGAAGCATAAATTTGTACATACAGTGAAAAAAGTATCACAAACGCACACATTATGGTCAAAATTAGCCACAGTTGCCTCATTATCACAAATAGCTTACTTGATGAAGGACAGGACTTCAGCAGTGGACTTTACAAGTAATACAAAAGGTAATTTGAATTATTGCATGCATCAATGGATTTGGTCTATGAGATATTTCAACCACTAAACAGAACAGCTGATTCTAAAGATTAAGAAAAAGGAGCTGCTTCTGGATATAAAAGTCGCAAaataacaaatatatatatatagaggtACATAAACAATGGTTTCAgttcaaatactttaatagagcagtcactctatgCCATGGACTGTATAGAGCAGCTTCTCCATTGAAATTGCTTTGGATAATCATTCTCTAAGGCATCAGGTGCTTGATCATGCACACAACCAGTTTAGCACTTATAGCAGTTTGGTCAGCTAAAAAAGCGAGCTTCGCATACTATGCACGTCTCATTATACTGTACCTATAGTCACACCATTGGTGTCTCAATTagtttacaaaaattgctacaCCTTGTGCAGCAGATGTGCAATGTGTAACAGTATAGCTGGGCTGACTACTTCACTATTGTTTTGCTGTATGCCTACCATTAAATACATTAATGTGCAGACTCCAAAAAATATTTTGTACCTGCATGCACTGAAAAGAACATGTAGCCTCATTCCATTGTGCACCATATTTTGTCCTATGTTTTAGCACAAAACTATGCAACAAGATGCTGGATAAGCCACACGACTACAAACAACacaaaaagaaaccacaaaATGCAAAATAAATTCTACTACAATACCAAATGTGAACAAAATATAACAACTAACCTTTAGATGTTGAATTTCAAGTTGCAGTTGTGCATTCTCAGCATTAACTCTACTCAGGTGGGAATTTTCAGTCTTGAGAGACTCATTTTCTGCCTTCAGCTCATTATTAACTCTCTCTAGCTCAATTGTACGGGAAATCATCTGCATAGCAACAAAGATATGCAGTCCAgaaacagaatttttttttgttatttattttatttttttgtgatATCCACTCATCCCAAATGAGTGATAATTATCAAACAAGACTACAGTAGGATCTCAGTAATTGTACCAGGACTGGGCCTGATAActcaaaaaacaacaacaaaaaaagtaTCTCTGTAAAATAACAAATTAAAGTCTAATATAATAATAGTTACATTCTAGTGCATGATCTGTAGTAGGAATAGCTAGTTGTTATCAAACAAGTATATTTGTATACCCATCTCATATTTCAAACAGGCATACATGGTACATTATATATGATAGATAACAAACCTCATCTTGTTGACTAGCCCACCACACAAGACGGCTCATTCCATCATGACCAGTTTTCTGACTATAAATCTGTTTTACTCTCTTAATTTCAATTGACACCTTCGCCACTGTGGGACGTCTCTTGGGATTGTCATTCA contains:
- the LOC136263481 gene encoding uncharacterized protein — translated: MGYFNIILLTCSILVLSYTGDARVHLKIPATVHAEETIPCSCHTSKPDRALQVETLNKECKVKVISKSMQRIDFMLTCKNGSYTANMECTTSLHYHEVEIKVIPKPSKVGLPVTLSCHVEGDSNNYWVGWMYRESNIQGEHSMSTSPNLTVYTLTAPGKYVCKVYIINGPVDQASDEVNKVVPKSSTLFDAIQNFF
- the LOC136263406 gene encoding uncharacterized protein — translated: MASPRVIPRAGRIANNLVLYDVNPTGDEIGRGAYGRVFAVNYEGTICAAKEVHTLLLEMSQDEALHKIKSDFLSECQIWSTLRHPCVVQFLGVYYPASDQHRLPVMVMEKMEQSLRGLVEKYTTIPLNVKLSILDDVCLGLRYLHSRNPSIVHRDLSPNNILLGGQLEAKITDLGVAKVMETTEDGISMTKVPGTPAFMPPESSVTKGSTYGTPLDIFSYGGVILNIITQIWPEPSDREQLNTLTDKWDVVSELARRQTYLDKLIGCAAELTELVTSCLNDNPKRRPTVAKVSIEIKRVKQIYSQKTGHDGMSRLVWWASQQDEMISRTIELERVNNELKAENESLKTENSHLSRVNAENAQLQLEIQHLKEQLAFKRSLKPDLFSGPVTIKWEQGASAPVRIGYHNTVLYKGKIYIGGGNEPGSKPSHRIDVYHPTENYWSPSPINVPYHWFAMTILNSQLILAGGEDRSSNITNRVFLLNSSNQLIDYSKMITSRCLATAVGHQKRLLVVGGKDSNYQPLASTEVFDSITGQWYATGNLPSPHCSLQAAVADDTVYMLGGASQGSRSSPKVLSASLDTLRNNKLKWESHLSTPWNRSTPVSIQGKKLLVIGGRKKIGDRNEHTSDIYVLNKANHSWEAVEQIPSPRDAPVVVSMADTFIVIGGVDEDGQFTNTLWIGSCKPQ